GGAGGCGGCAAACTTCAGAGAAGAATTCGACCGCGCATTAATGATGTCTGCAACAGCCTCGGCCTGGGTCAGGTCAATACGGCCGTTTAAAAAGGCTCGCCGGGTAAATTCTCCGGGTTCCGCCGGGCGTGCGCCATGGCTGAACAGCAGGTCTAAAATACGTCGCAGCACAATGGTGCCCGAATGTGCCTGGATTTCCATAACATCCTCGGCGGTATAGGAACGCGGAGCTTTCATGGGAACGACAAGCACTTCGTCAATAGTTGTCTCTCCGTCACAGATAAATCCGTGGCTTACCCTGTGGGAAATGAATTGCGGGGCTTTTTTTTCCACATCAGCCGGTGTCTTGGAAAAAATTTTAGCTGCCAGATCAAAGGACTGTGGCCCTGAAATCCGGATAACACCGATGCCGCCGCTTCCAAACGGGGTGGCTATTGCAGCAATTGTATCTGTCATTTACTTTTTGAACCGCTTTTTTCCCCTGTAGGTATTGCGTTTTTTGGGGAAAATAACTAGACGTCTATAATAGCCGTCCCCCATGCTCTGGGTGCGAACTTGAGCATCTTCCTTGAGGGCAAGGTGGACAATACGGCGGTCCTGGGCGCTCATCTGGTTGATGGTGGCAGGTCGTCCGGTTTTTTTTGCCTTTTCCGCCATTTTCAAAGCCAGGTGCTTTAAATTCGCCTTCCGGGTCTCCATATAGCCTTCAATGTCAACTTTGACTCTGACACGGGATTCGCTTTGGCGGTTTATTATTTTATCGGTAAGAAACTGCATGGCGTCCAAAGTTTGACCCTTGCGGCCAATCAGGATGCCGGTATTTCCGCCATTTATCTGCAGGGTCAGTTTGTTCTCTTGGGTGATGGCTTCAACATGGGCGTCTTCGGTGATCAGGTCTGCCATTTTTTGTACCGTTTTGACGCCCAGGTCAATGGATGCCTGGGAGACCGGCTCCGGTGCTGGTTCTTCTTTGATCGGTCTTTCTGACCTAGGTGCCGGGCGGGCATCCCACCGGCCGGTATCTTCCTCTTCAAGTTTAGGATCGTTTTCAGAATTCTGAAATTTATTCTCCTGGCCGGCAGGTGACGCTTTGTGCTCTTTTTCTTTTATTGGCTTTGGTTTCGGTGCCGGTTTTTTTGGGGCCTGTGCGGCTTGTTTGGGTTGTGGCTTGGGTTTGTCCTGGTTTTGTCCAAAGGCCTCATCCACAATTGAGAGAATGCCATCCTTGTCTTCCTTGGCTTGTTGTGTCTTAGCCGGAACTGTCACCCGGATCCGGGCGTCTTTGCGACCGACAATACCAAAAATACCGGTTGTTCCGGTTGATATCACATCATATTTTAACTCTTTTTGGGGGATATTAAGTTGCCTACAGGCCGACTCAATGGCGGAATTGACATTCTTTCCGGTAAATTCAAGAGGTTGGTTCATTCGTCCTCCTTAGGCTAAGATCTTTTGTGTGTAATACTGCTGCCCCATTGAAATGATGTTGTTGACAAACATGTATAGAACCAGTCCTGCCGGAAAGTTAATAAACAGAACGGTCATGAATATGGGCATAAGCATCATCATTTTTGCCTGCATAGGATCTCCGGCCGTGGGCGTCATTTTCTGCTGGAGCAGGAAAGATGCGCCCATGAGAAGTGTCAGCACAGGGATTCCGTAAGGGGCGTCCATAAACGGGATGGAAAAATTAAAGTGAAACAGGCGGTCCGGACCAGACAAATCCTGAATCCATCCCACAAATGGCGCGTGGCGCAGCTCAATGGCCATGTAGAGCATACGGTACAAAGCAAAGAAAATGGGCATCTGCACCAGCAACGGCAGGCATCCGGAAGCCGGGTTGACTTTGTAGGTTTTATACAATCCCATGATTTCCTGATTCATGCGTTGCTTGTCGTCTTTGTATTTTTCCCGGATCTCCATCATCAAAGGCTGTACTTTTTTCATTTCGTTCATGGACTTGTAGCTTTTGGTGCCCAATGGCCAGAATATCAGTTTGATGAAGATGGTCAGAAGAATGATGGCCACCCCATAATTGGGGATGATGTCATGAATGAAGTTCATAGCAATAAGCAGCGGCTTGGCTATAATGTCAAAAAAACCAAAATTAACGGATTTTTTCAGCAGATTGTCATATTGGCTCAAGATTTTATGACTTTTGGGGCCCATGTACAAAGTAAAAGACTGCTGATTTTGTTTTTCGGGATCCAGTCGGGGCATTTGGGTAACCAATCGGTTGGTTACAACCTCATTGGCAAAGGAGAGCTTCAATGTGGCGTCTTCCGGGGTATCCGGCATCACCGCCGTCAGAAAATAACGGCTGGTGTACCCGGTCCAGCCCACAATTCCTGAATAGGTATCCTTGTCTACAATATCCTTGGGTTTGATCGTGATAAATTTGTTGTCAAGGTAAGCCACCGGCCCTTCATATGCAAACCGGGAGCGAGACTTGATATCGTCATTGAAATGACCGGGGACGCTAATACTGATGCCGTCGTTGACCGGCATGTTTGAGCCGTTTTGAACAATAATGTCACAGTGGATAAGGTAGGAGTCCGCCCTGAAAGTCAATACTTTTTTTACAGTAATGCCGTCCGGGTTTGTCCAGGAAAAGGTAAGGTTTTTTTCTCCCTGGTTCAGAGAAATATCCGTGCTGTCTGCATCGGATGAGAAAACCGCATCTGCCAGTCCCCTGATACTTGACTGGGCAGTATCGATGGCAAAGATACCCCCGGTAATATCTGCAAGTTCTTTAGCCACCAGTTGTTTTGCAGGAGCCCCCTCATCGTTGGTTTCCTTATAATCATTGAGGGTCAGGCTTGTTACCGCCGCTTTATGTTCATTGACGGCAATAGTGTAGTAAGGGGTGGACAGCGTAATGGTACGAAAGTCCCGTAAACTGGTTTGGGATGCCGGGGCCGGGGCCGGCGCAGGTACTGTCTCTGGGGTGAAGTCCGAAATTTGGGCAGCATCGGATTCAGGCGAATTCATCGTTTGTAACGGGGTGTCCTGTTCTTGATTATTCGGCTGGGGTGCAGGGGCGAAAAAAAATTGATAGCCCAAAAGGACTACAACTGACAGCGCCACAGCTAAAAATAATCGTTTTTGCTCATCCATCTTCTCTCCTAAAAACAAGGGGGTTGTTTTAAAACAAAAAAGAAAGAGGAAAGCAGGTAACGTTTAACAGATTGTTTTTAAAGCTGGTTTAA
This window of the uncultured Desulfobacter sp. genome carries:
- the jag gene encoding RNA-binding cell elongation regulator Jag/EloR; amino-acid sequence: MNQPLEFTGKNVNSAIESACRQLNIPQKELKYDVISTGTTGIFGIVGRKDARIRVTVPAKTQQAKEDKDGILSIVDEAFGQNQDKPKPQPKQAAQAPKKPAPKPKPIKEKEHKASPAGQENKFQNSENDPKLEEEDTGRWDARPAPRSERPIKEEPAPEPVSQASIDLGVKTVQKMADLITEDAHVEAITQENKLTLQINGGNTGILIGRKGQTLDAMQFLTDKIINRQSESRVRVKVDIEGYMETRKANLKHLALKMAEKAKKTGRPATINQMSAQDRRIVHLALKEDAQVRTQSMGDGYYRRLVIFPKKRNTYRGKKRFKK
- the yidC gene encoding membrane protein insertase YidC, which translates into the protein MDEQKRLFLAVALSVVVLLGYQFFFAPAPQPNNQEQDTPLQTMNSPESDAAQISDFTPETVPAPAPAPASQTSLRDFRTITLSTPYYTIAVNEHKAAVTSLTLNDYKETNDEGAPAKQLVAKELADITGGIFAIDTAQSSIRGLADAVFSSDADSTDISLNQGEKNLTFSWTNPDGITVKKVLTFRADSYLIHCDIIVQNGSNMPVNDGISISVPGHFNDDIKSRSRFAYEGPVAYLDNKFITIKPKDIVDKDTYSGIVGWTGYTSRYFLTAVMPDTPEDATLKLSFANEVVTNRLVTQMPRLDPEKQNQQSFTLYMGPKSHKILSQYDNLLKKSVNFGFFDIIAKPLLIAMNFIHDIIPNYGVAIILLTIFIKLIFWPLGTKSYKSMNEMKKVQPLMMEIREKYKDDKQRMNQEIMGLYKTYKVNPASGCLPLLVQMPIFFALYRMLYMAIELRHAPFVGWIQDLSGPDRLFHFNFSIPFMDAPYGIPVLTLLMGASFLLQQKMTPTAGDPMQAKMMMLMPIFMTVLFINFPAGLVLYMFVNNIISMGQQYYTQKILA